From a region of the Phragmites australis chromosome 21, lpPhrAust1.1, whole genome shotgun sequence genome:
- the LOC133904020 gene encoding uncharacterized protein LOC133904020, with the protein MVLGQTGVVCLHTLQFLVSARNIPLPLIRFPLRRGAMRSAAGGAASGTDFADALPSPISPAAAPSHSSPGRHYYLAVDRLQFKMRTLLELLGVVADRRGGLPIFVCVSSRDELDALCAAVANLPFVSLSPLYSDQAEAERASILEKFRQATTQWNQATKATDIAESSKPESMGSKLCIIVATDACLPLAAMAEAPLMARVLINYELPTKKESYLRRVSSCLAADGIVINMVVGGEVATLRGLEETSGLLIAEMPIHVSEIL; encoded by the exons ATGGTTCTCGGTCAGACGGGCGTCGTATGTCTGCACACTCTGCAGTTCTTGGTTTCGGCGAGGAATATTCCACTTCCCCTGATTCGATTCCCCCTCCGACGAGGCGCGATGAGGTCTgcggccggcggcgccgcctcaGGCACCGATTTCGCCGACGCGCTGCCGTCCCCGATCTCACCCGCCGCGGCCCCGTCCCACTCCAG CCCCGGCCGCCACTACTACCTCGCCGTCGACCGCCTCCAGTTCAAGATG AGGACCCTCTTGGAGCTTCTAGGTGTTGTCGCTGACCGGCGCGGTGGGCTGCCGATTTTCGTATGCGTTTCGTCACGGGATGAGCTTGATGCCCTCTGTGCTGCCGTTGCCAACCTCCCCTTTGTGTCGTTATCGCCGCTG TACAGTGATCAGGCTGAAGCAGAGCGTGCATCCATTCTTGAGAAGTTCCGTCAAGCAACAACACAGTGGAATCAGGCTACCAAAGCTACTGATATCGCCGAAAGTTCCAAGCCTGAAAGCATGGGCTCGAAACTATGCATTATAGTTGCAACAGATGCTTGCTTACCTCTGGCAGCGATGGCAGAGGCTCCCCTAATGGCTCGTGTGCTGATAAACTATGAATTGCCCACGAAGAAG GAATCTTACTTAAGGCGTGTGTCATCATGCTTGGCAGCAG ATGGAATTGTGATTAACATGGTTGTTGGTGGCGAGGTGGCAACACTGAGGGGTCTAGAAGAAACCAGTGGTCTGCTGATTGCAGAGATGCCAATACAT GTTTCTGAAATATTATGA